The Quatrionicoccus australiensis nucleotide sequence TGGCATTGGCGACGGCCGGCGCCACCGGCGGCACGCCCGGCTCGCCGATCCCGGTCGGCGGCGCCGCCGAAGGCACGATATGCACTTCCACCTTCGGCATCTCGCCGATGCGCAGCGGCGCGTAGCCATCGAAATTACCCTGCTCGACGCGCCCTTCCTTAAGCGTGATTTCACCGTGCAGCACGGCCGACAGCGCGAAGCCGATGCCGCCCTCGACCTGCGAGCGGATGTTGTCCGGATTGATCGCCGTTCCGCAGTCGACCGCGCAGACCATGCGATCGACCTTGAGGCTGCCGTCTTTACTGACCGTGACCTCGGCGACCTGGGCAACGATGCTGTGGAAGGATTCGTGGATGGCGATGCCGCGACCACGTCGTTCCCCGGCCTTGCCGGCCTTGAGCTTGGTTCCCCAGCCAGCCTTGTCAGCCGCCAGCTTGAGCACGGCGAGATAGCGCGGGTGGGCCGCCAGCAACTCCTGGCGCAGGGTAAGCGGATCCTTGCCGGCAGCGGCCGCGACCTCGTCGAGGAAGGCTTCGGTCGAAAAGGCGGTATGCGAGGAACCGACCGAGCGCCACCACAGCACCGGCACGCCGATATCGGTCGGCGTATGCAGGTCGACCGTCAGATTGGGAATGGCATAGGGCAGATTGGCAGCGCCTTCGACCGAAACGTGGTCGATGCCGTCCTTGACCATCATCGCCTCGAACGGCGAGCCGGCCAGGATGGACTGCCCGACCAGCCGGTGTTTCCAGCCGACCAGCTTGCCGCTGCCATCAAGCGCCGCTTCCAGGGCGTGATGGAAAAGCGGCCGGTAATAGCCGCCGCGCATGTCGTCCTCGCGCAGCCAGACCAGCTTGACCGGCGCCCGGCCATTGATCGCCTTGACGATGTGCGCCGCCTCGAGCAAGTAATCGGAATGCGTCGATGCGCGCCGGCCGAAACTGCCACCGGCGTACAGCATGTTGAGTTTCACCTGTTCCGGCTTGAGGCCGAGCAAATGCGCGAGATTCCCCTGGTCGACCGTCTGGAACTGCTCGCCATTCCAGACTTCACAGGCATCGGGCTTGAGCTGGATGACGCAGTTCATCGGCTCCATCGCGGCATGCGCCAGATAGGGAAAATCGTAACTCGCCCTGACCACCTTGGCCGGCGCTGCGAAAGCGGCAGCGACATCACCTTCCTTGCGAGCCACCAGGCCGGGCGTCTTGGCCAGTTCCTTGTAGCGGGCGAGGATCTCGTCGCTGCCCAGCTTGAAGGCGGCACTGTCGTCCCAGGTCACCAGCAGCGCATCGCGACCAAGCTTGGCGCTCCAGGTGTCTTTGGCGAGCACGGCAACGCCTTGCGGAATCTGCACGACATCGACCACGCCCTTGATCGCCCGGGTCTTGCTCGCGTCGAAGGCCTTGACCGTGGCGCCGAACTGCGGCGGGTGCGCGACGACGGCGACCAGCATGCCGGGCAACTGCACGTCCTGCGTGAATTTCGCCGTGCCATTGGTTTTGTCGGCCGAATCGCGCCGCTTGGCGGTCTTGCCGATCAGCTTGAAATCCTTCGGATCCTTGAGTTTGACCTCGCTCGGCACGGCTTCCTTGGCGGCCGCTTCGGCGAGTTGCCCGAAGCTTGCCGAACGCTTGCTGGCCGGGTGAGTCAGCTTGCCCGCCTCGACCACGATTTCGTCCGCTGCCACCTGCCACTGCCGCGCCGCTGCCGCAACCAGCATCGCCCGCCCGGCGGCACCGGCCTGACGCATCTGCTGCCAGGAATTGGCCATCGCCGTACTGCCGCCGGTGCCCTGGATCGGCCCCATCAGCAGGTTGTTGTAGCGCTTGGCATCGGCCGGAGCGCCCTCGACGCGCATCTGTGCCCAGTCGGCATCGAGTTCTTCGGCAAGGAGGGTGGCGAGGCCGGTGTAGGTGCCCTGCCCCATTTCAAGGTGCTTGGACAGCACTGTCACCGTGTTGTCGCTGCCAATGCGCAGGAAGGCATTGGCTTCGAAGGTCGCCACCGGCATTTTTTCAGCCGTTGCTGCGGCCACCAGGGACGGCAGGCAGAAGCCCAGGGTCAGGCCGGCGCCGCCCTGCAGGAAACGGCGGCGGCTCAGGTTTTCAATGTTCATTTCACGCATGCTGATTCTCCTCAAGCCAGGCTGCGGGCAGCTTCGTGGATGGCGGCGCGGATCCGGACATAAGTCGCGCAGCGGCACAGGTTGCCGGACATGGCGGCGTCGATGTCGGCGTCGCTCGGCTTGCGGTTCTGGCGCAGCAAGGCAACGGCGCTCATGATCTGGCCGGACTGGCAGTAACCGCACTGCACGACGTCGAGCTTGCGCCAGGCCGCCTGCACCGCCTTGCCGACCCGCTCGGCCTCGACCACCTCGATGGTGCTGATCTTGCGTCCGACCACCGCCGAGACCGGTGTCGAACAGGCGCGCAGCGGCGAGCCATCGACATGCACGGTACAGGCGCCGCACAGGCCCTGGCCGCAACCGTACTTGGTACCGGTCAGTTGCAGCGTGTCGCGCAAGGCCCAGAGCAGCGGCGTCTCGGGATCGACATCAAGCCGGACCAGCTTGCCATTTACATTGAGTTCAATCATCACGGGAATCCTCGGTGGGGTTGATCTGCCGGCGGTACCTGCCACCGACGCCATGGGCAGAGTTTGGGGCCGCCGGCCGGACAGGCGCTAACCCAAAACTGCGAACTTATTGCCTGATCCTCCAGAAACGCAGTTCGCCCCCTCGCTGAAAAAGGACAAAGCAGCTACGCTGGCGAACACCTTGACCTTGCTTGTGACCATGCCCAACCGGATTGATTCCCGCACCCCGCACCAGTCGCCCCTGGCCGACCTGATCGACCGCCACTGCCCGGGCGATGGCAACATCACGACGCGCGTCCCGGGATTGCTGTTGTTCCGCGGCAGCTGCGTCAGTTCGCCGACCTGCACGATCGCACTTTCCGCCTTCGGGATGATGGCCCAGGGCGCCAAGCGGATCACGCTGGGCGACGAGGTCTTCGATTACGATGCGCGGCATTACATCGTCTCATCGGTCGACCTGCCGATGGCGGCACAAATCACCCGCGCCTCGGCCAGCGAGCCCTATCTCGGCCTGGCGGTCGCCCTCGACCCACTGAAGATTGCCGAAATCTGCAACCAGCTGCCGGCGCTGCCGCGCAGCGAATCCGGCGTCGCCCGCGCCCTCGCCGTGGCGCCGCTGGAAGCCCGCGTCAAGGACGCCGCGCTGCGCCTGGCCAGCCTGCTCGACACGCCGGACGACATCCCGGTGCTTGCCCCGCTGATCGAGCGCGAACTGCTTTACCACCTGCTCAGCGGCCCGCTCGGCCCACGCCTGCGCGACGCTGCGGTAAGCGGCAGCCACAGCCACCAGGTGGCGCGCACCATCGGCTGGCTACGGCAGAACCTGGCGCAGCCGATCCGCATCGACGACCTGGCCGGCATCGCCAACATGAGCAAGTCGTCGCTGCACCATCATTTCAAGGCGCTGACCGCGATGACGCCGCTGCAGTACCAGAAGCAGCTGCGCCTGCAGGAAGCCCGCCGCCTGATGCTGGCCGAACGCCACGATGCCGCCTCGGCGGCGCACCGCGTCGGCTACGAAAGCCCGTCGCAATTCAGCCGCGAATACCGGCGCATGTTCGGCACCCCGCCGGCGCGCGACATCGCAGTCGTGCGTCAGGCCGAAGGCAACTGAGTAAAGCGGAAAAGACGCGCCGATTGCAGGAAGGCGCGGATATATATCCGGCCGCCGGCGCCAAAAGCGATCAGATTGTGCCCGATCACCTTGCCGGCATCCTGGTGCGGCGCATCGCTCCCGCTGCGCGCAGTGCCAGGGTCGATCAGATCAAACCGTACTTCTTCAGCTTGTCGTGCAGGGTCGTGCGGGCGATCTTGAGGGCTTCGCTGGTACGCGCGATGTTGCCTTCCTGGCGGGCGAATTCGCTGGCGACCAGGCCGCGCTCGTAATTCTCGACGGCCTCGGTCAGCGATGGCACGGCATTACCGCAGCCCGGCGCCATGCTGTCGCGACTGATGCCGAGGGCGTGGCAGTCGGCAGCATTGCGCAGTTCGCGGATGTTGCCCGGCCATTCCTGCGCCATCAGGCGATGCAGGTAATCGCTGGTCACCGGCGGCGGTGGCCGGTTGTAGCGCTTGGCGGCCTGCAGCAGGAACTGGTCGTAGAGCGCCGGGATGTCTTCGCGGCGTTCGCGCAGCGGCGGCAGTTCGATGCGCACGACGTTGAGGCGGTAATACAGGTCGGCGCGGAAGCGACCCTGATCGGAGGCCAGCTTGAGATCTTCCTTGCTCGCCGCGACGACGCGACAGGAAACGGGAATCTGCTGATTGGCGCCGAGGCGCTCGATGACGCGCTCCTGCAAAACGCGCAGCAGCTTGATCTGCATGTTCATCGGCATCGATTCGACTTCGTCGAGGAAGAGCGTGCCGCCGCTGGCGTATTCGATCTTGCCGATGCGCCGCTTCTGGGCGCCGGTGAAGGCGCCCGATTCGTGGCCGAAGAGTTCGCTGTCGAGCAGGTTGTCGGCCATGCCGCCGCAATTGATCGCGACGTAGTTTTCCTGCGCCGCCTGCGACAGGTCGTGCAGGCAGCGCGCCACCATTTCCTTGCCGGTGCCGGTTTCGCCGAAAATCAGCACGTCGACCGCTGCGTCGGCGACATCGAGAATCAGCTGGCGCACCCGCGCCATCTGCGGCGAACGACCGATCAGGCGGGCTTCGAGATCGTCGCGATGATCGAGGCGGCGGCGCAGGGCTTCGACTTCGAGGACCAGCTCGCGTTTTTCCAGCGCGCGGCGGACGACATCGACCAGATCGCCGGTCGAGAACGGTTTCTGCATGAAATCGTAGGCGCCGCTGCGCATGGCTTCGACCGCCAGGGTCACGTCGCCGTGGCCGGTGATGATGATCACCGGCAGGTCCGGATCGAGCTGCACGACCCAGCGCAACAAGGCCATGCCGTCGATGCCGGGCAGACGCATGTCGCTCACCACGACGCCGGGATAACCGGCCTGCAGCAGACGCTGCGCCTCTTCCGCCGAACTCACCGCCGTGACGGCGATGCCGGCCAGTTGCATGGCCTGCTCGCAACCGAGACGAACATTCGCATCATCTTCGACAAGCAGGACGGAGAGCTGGGGTTTCATGGCCTAAACCTTTTCAGTGACAGGATTGGCGGCCGGAACCGCCGGCAACAGGATAACAAAACGCGCGCCGCCGCCGGGCGCCGGACCGGCCATCAGGTCGCCGCCGAAGTCGCGCAGGATGTCGCGCGAAATGGTCAGGCCGAGACCGAGGCCCTCGCCCGGCTGCTTGGTCGTGAAAAACGGTTCGAACAAATGTGCCAGCGCTTCTTCGCTGAAGCCGAAACCACTGTCGCTGACCGCCAGCGCGACCTGGCCGGAACTGGCGCGCTCGGCGCTGAAGGAGAGGCTGCGCACCGGCTCGTCGGCCATGGCGTCGAGGGCATTGCCGATCAGGTTGACTAGCACCTGCTGCAGGCGGTTCTGGTCGCACCACGCAATCCAGGAATCGGCCGAAAATTTGCGGTCGACCGCTACGCTCATCTTTTTCAGGCGCGCCTCGAACAGGAAGAGCGCGGCATCGACCGCCTGCGCCACATCGACCGCCACCGACAGCGCCGGCGACTTGCGGGCGAAAGTCTTGAGCGGCGTGATGATGCCGCCGGCCTGTTCGGCAAGCTGGCCGACGATGCCAAGATTGCGCTCGGCCGTCGCCAGATCGCCGCGATGCATGAACTCGACGGCATTCGCCGACAAGGTACGAATGGCACCGAGCGGCTGGCTGAGTTCATGCGTGATGCCGGTCGCCATCTGGCCGAGCACGGCCAGCTTGGCGGCCTGCACCAGTTCGTCCTGGGCGGCGCGCAGGGTCTGCTCGGCACGCTGGCGCTCGGCGACTTCGCGCTGCAGCCCGGCCACCGCCTCGGAGAGATCGGCAGTGCGTGCCGCGACATTGCGTTCCAGCTCCTGGTTGGCCTGTTCGAGCATCAGGCGGGTTTCTTCGCGACCGCGCGCCAGGCGCCGGCGCTGGCTGAGAAAGAGTAGCCAGAGCAGCAAACAGCCGATTGCCGCAGCGGCCAGCGCGGCATGCGTCGATGCCTGCACGGCGACCGGGCGCAGGTCGGAAAAGACGATGATGCGCCAGGCGGTGCCCGGCAGATGGCGGCTCAGCGCGAGATAGGAGCGCGCGCCCTGGAGCGGCCCGGAAACGCTTTTCAGCTCGCGCGACAGGTGGACCACGGCGCCGTCCTGGGCGGCATCGATGGCGATATCGAGCGAGGTGGCGCCGAGCGGCTGGCCGGCAAACTGTTCGCGGCTGATGCGCGCCAGTTCTTCCGGTTTTTTTGGTTGCAGCGTCGCGTAACGCCACTCCGGCGGCGAAGCGAGCAGCACGATGCCGTTCGGGTCGACGATCAGGGCCGGCGCATCCTGCCCCAGCCAGCGCCGCTCCAGCTCGTGCAGGCTGGACTTGACGACGGCGACGCCGATCACCTTCCACTCCTGCTGCTCGTCGCGGATCGGCAGCGCGAAGAAATAGCCCGGCTCCTTGCGCACATTGTCGACCGCGTAGTGCCGGCCCGGCACGCCGGCCACCGCGCCGCGAAACAGCGGCATGTAGGAAAGGTCGGCACCGAGCAGGTTGTCGGAGAAAATCCAGTCGCTCGAGGCGACCACCTTGCCGCTCGTATCGAGGACAAAAATGACCGGGCCGCCGAGGTGGTCGTTGAGCTTTTGCAGGAAGCGGTTGGCGGCGCCCTGCAGCCGCTCCTGGCGCCCGGCCGGGGCGCGCAGCAGGGCCAGCACGTCGGGATTGAGTTCGACGGCGCTGGGAATCGAGGCGTGCCGCGTCACTTCGCTGTCGATCGCGGCGGCAAGAATGTCCAGCTGGTGGCTGGACTCGTCGCGCATCTGCCCGAAGCCCTGCTTTTCGGAAACCCGGTAGGCAAACAGCGCCGTCACCAGCAGCAGCACCAGCACGGCCATCACCCCCAGCGCGCGGTGCGGCTGCGGCAAGGCAACGGGGATGGAGGTGCTGCTTTCGGTCATGTTCATCGAGAAAGCGGAAACCCGCCAGGCGGCGGGAAAAATGGCCGATCCGGACGGTCGACCGCTGCCGACCGGGCAAAACCGGCCGGCGTGGCAACGCGCCTGGTCAGACTGCTCTGGCGCATCAGTGGTGCAGGATCTTGGCGAGGAACTGCTGCGCCCGTTCCGAACGCGGATTGGCGAAGAAGGCTTCCTTCGCGTCGTCTTCGACGATGCGGCCCTGGTCCATGAAGATCACGCGATTGGCGACGCGCCGCGCGAAGCCCATTTCGTGCGTCACGCACATCATGGTCATGCCTTCCTGGGCGAGTTCGGTCATTACGTCGAGCACTTCGTTGACCATCTCCGGGTCGAGCGCCGAAGTCGGCTCGTCGAACAGCATGCAGATCGGGTCCATGGCGAGCGCCCGGGCGATTGCCACGCGCTGCTGCTGGCCGCCGGACAGCTGGCCGGGGAACTTGCTGGCATGCGCCTTGAGGCCGACCCGCTCAAGCAGCTTGAGGCCCTTGTCCATGGCTTCTTCCCTGCTGCGGCCGAGCACCTTGACCTGGGCGATGGCCAGATTCTCGGTAATGCTCATGTGCGGGAACAGTTCGAAATTCTGGAAGACCATGCCGACCTGCGAGCGCAGTTTGGGCAGATCGGTTTTCGGATCGCCGACCGAGATGCCGTTGACGATGATCTGGCCGGACTGGAACGGCTCCAGGGCATTGACGCACTTGATCAGCGTCGACTTGCCGGAACCGGACGGGCCGCAGACGACGATCACCTCGCCCTTGCTCACCGAGGTAGTGCAATCGGTGAGCACCTGGAAACTGCCGTAATGCTTGCTGACGTTTTCAATCTTGATCATGGGATTCTCCTTGCGGCCGGGATCAGGCCGGCTGCTTGTTCTGGAAACGCTTTACCAGGCGGGACACGGAAAAGCAGATGACGAAATAGACGGCGCCGGCAAAAAGCAGCATTTCGACGAGTCGACCGTCACGGTCGCCCACCTTGTAGGCGGCACCAAAAAAGTCGGCGAGCGCCGAGACATAGACCAGCGAGGTGTCCTGGAAAAGGATGATGGCCTGGGTCAGGAGCAGCGGCACCATGTTGCGGAAGGCCTGCGGCAGCACGACCAGGCGCATCGCCTGGGCGTAGGTCATGCCGAGCGCGTAGGAAGCCGAGATCTGCCCCTTCGGTACGCTCTGGATGCCGGCGCGGATGATTTCCGAGTAGTAAGCCGACTCGAACAGCGCAAAACCCATCATCGCCGAAGAAAGGCGCAGGTCGGCGCCGGGCGGAAAGTTGAACAGCGTCTCGATGAACTTCGGCACGATCAGGAAGAACCAGAGCAGCACCATGACCAGCGGCACGGCGCGGAACAGGTTGACGTAGCCGGCGGCAAACCAGGACAGCGGCTTGATCGACGACAGCCGCATCATGGCCAGCAAGGTGCCCCAGACGATGCCGACCACGATGGCCTGCGCGGTGATTTCCAGCGAGACCTTCATGCCCTCCCAGAGGAAGGGCAAGGCGCCGGGGATGGAGGACCAGTCGAATTCGTAAGTCATTATTTGCCTCCGATATAACCGGGCACCGCGATGCGTTTCTCGAACTTGTGCATCAGGGTCATCACGGTCACGTTGATGATGATGTAGGACACCGTCACGGCGATGAAGGACTCGAAGGGCTGCGCCGTGTAATCGACCAGCTGGCGGCCCTGGGCAGCGAGTTCAAGAAGGCCGATCGTCGAGCAGACGGCGGAATTCTTGAAGACATTGAGAAACTCCGAGGTCAGCGGCGGCACAACCAGGCGGAAGGCCATCGGCAGCATCACGTAGCGGTAGGTTTGCGGCAGCGTGAAACCAAGCGCCAGACCGGCATTCTTCTGGCCGCGCGGCAGCGAGTTGATGCCGGCGCGCACCTGCTCGGCGACACGGGCACTGGTGAACAAGCCGAGGCAGACCACCGAGGCGAGGAATTGCTGCACCACCGGGTTGGCCTGCTTGTAGGCATCGCCGATGCTGACCGGCAGCAGTTCCGGCAACACGAAGTACCAGATGAAGAGCTGCACGAGCAGCGGCACATTGCGGAACATCTCGACGTAGGCCGTCGCCAGTCCGGACAGGAGCCGGTTCGGCACGGTGCGCAGGACGCCGACCAGCGCCCCGAGCAGCAGCGCGATGACCCAGGCGGTCAACGACAGCGAGATGGTCATTTTGAAACCGGACAACATCCAGTCCAGATAGCTGCCATCACCGGTCGCACTCGGCTGCAGGAAGACAGCCCAGTTCCATTGGTAATTCATGTTTGTCTCCTCAGCAAGAAGGCGCCCTCCCCCGCAAGCAGGTGAGGCGCCGGCCTGGTCCGCTTACTCGTAAGCCTTGTCGTTCGGGGCCTTGTACAAGGCCTTCATGTCGTCGGAGAGCGGCATGTTGAGATTCAGGCCCTTAGGCGGAATCGGGTTCATGAACCACTTGGCGTAGATCTTTTCGGCATCGCCGGAGGTCATGGCCTTGTTGAGCGCCGCATCGACCACCTTCTTGAAGCCCGGATCGTCCTTGCGCAGCATGCAGCCGTAGGCTTCCTTCGATTGTGCCGTACCGACCACTGTCCAGTCGGCCGGCTTCCGGGCCTTGGCCATTTCACCGAAGAGCAGCGCGTCGTCCATCATGAAGGCGACGGCGCGGCCGGTTTCCAGGGTCAGGAAGGCTTCGCCGTGATCCTTGGCGGAAATCACGTTCATGCCCATCTTCTTGTCTTCATTCATCCTGCGAATCAGGCGCTCGGAGGTCGTGCCGGCCGTGGTCACCACGTTTTTGCCGGCAAGATCGGCGAAATCGTTGATCCCGGAAGTCTTCCTGGTC carries:
- a CDS encoding glutamate/aspartate ABC transporter substrate-binding protein; the encoded protein is MKRFALITTLAAVLSTTIALPAHADESPTLKKIKEGGSITLGHRESSIPFSYYDDKQQVIGYSHEMMLKAVDAIKAELKLAKLDTKLMPVTSANRITLIQNGTVDIECGSTTNNLERQKQVGFSSTIFVIGTRLMTRKTSGINDFADLAGKNVVTTAGTTSERLIRRMNEDKKMGMNVISAKDHGEAFLTLETGRAVAFMMDDALLFGEMAKARKPADWTVVGTAQSKEAYGCMLRKDDPGFKKVVDAALNKAMTSGDAEKIYAKWFMNPIPPKGLNLNMPLSDDMKALYKAPNDKAYE
- a CDS encoding AraC family transcriptional regulator, which codes for MTLLVTMPNRIDSRTPHQSPLADLIDRHCPGDGNITTRVPGLLLFRGSCVSSPTCTIALSAFGMMAQGAKRITLGDEVFDYDARHYIVSSVDLPMAAQITRASASEPYLGLAVALDPLKIAEICNQLPALPRSESGVARALAVAPLEARVKDAALRLASLLDTPDDIPVLAPLIERELLYHLLSGPLGPRLRDAAVSGSHSHQVARTIGWLRQNLAQPIRIDDLAGIANMSKSSLHHHFKALTAMTPLQYQKQLRLQEARRLMLAERHDAASAAHRVGYESPSQFSREYRRMFGTPPARDIAVVRQAEGN
- the gltK gene encoding glutamate/aspartate ABC transporter permease GltK; translation: MTYEFDWSSIPGALPFLWEGMKVSLEITAQAIVVGIVWGTLLAMMRLSSIKPLSWFAAGYVNLFRAVPLVMVLLWFFLIVPKFIETLFNFPPGADLRLSSAMMGFALFESAYYSEIIRAGIQSVPKGQISASYALGMTYAQAMRLVVLPQAFRNMVPLLLTQAIILFQDTSLVYVSALADFFGAAYKVGDRDGRLVEMLLFAGAVYFVICFSVSRLVKRFQNKQPA
- a CDS encoding amino acid ABC transporter permease, encoding MNYQWNWAVFLQPSATGDGSYLDWMLSGFKMTISLSLTAWVIALLLGALVGVLRTVPNRLLSGLATAYVEMFRNVPLLVQLFIWYFVLPELLPVSIGDAYKQANPVVQQFLASVVCLGLFTSARVAEQVRAGINSLPRGQKNAGLALGFTLPQTYRYVMLPMAFRLVVPPLTSEFLNVFKNSAVCSTIGLLELAAQGRQLVDYTAQPFESFIAVTVSYIIINVTVMTLMHKFEKRIAVPGYIGGK
- a CDS encoding xanthine dehydrogenase family protein molybdopterin-binding subunit, whose amino-acid sequence is MREMNIENLSRRRFLQGGAGLTLGFCLPSLVAAATAEKMPVATFEANAFLRIGSDNTVTVLSKHLEMGQGTYTGLATLLAEELDADWAQMRVEGAPADAKRYNNLLMGPIQGTGGSTAMANSWQQMRQAGAAGRAMLVAAAARQWQVAADEIVVEAGKLTHPASKRSASFGQLAEAAAKEAVPSEVKLKDPKDFKLIGKTAKRRDSADKTNGTAKFTQDVQLPGMLVAVVAHPPQFGATVKAFDASKTRAIKGVVDVVQIPQGVAVLAKDTWSAKLGRDALLVTWDDSAAFKLGSDEILARYKELAKTPGLVARKEGDVAAAFAAPAKVVRASYDFPYLAHAAMEPMNCVIQLKPDACEVWNGEQFQTVDQGNLAHLLGLKPEQVKLNMLYAGGSFGRRASTHSDYLLEAAHIVKAINGRAPVKLVWLREDDMRGGYYRPLFHHALEAALDGSGKLVGWKHRLVGQSILAGSPFEAMMVKDGIDHVSVEGAANLPYAIPNLTVDLHTPTDIGVPVLWWRSVGSSHTAFSTEAFLDEVAAAAGKDPLTLRQELLAAHPRYLAVLKLAADKAGWGTKLKAGKAGERRGRGIAIHESFHSIVAQVAEVTVSKDGSLKVDRMVCAVDCGTAINPDNIRSQVEGGIGFALSAVLHGEITLKEGRVEQGNFDGYAPLRIGEMPKVEVHIVPSAAPPTGIGEPGVPPVAPAVANAIAAATGKRVHRLPIRPADLLA
- a CDS encoding (2Fe-2S)-binding protein; its protein translation is MIELNVNGKLVRLDVDPETPLLWALRDTLQLTGTKYGCGQGLCGACTVHVDGSPLRACSTPVSAVVGRKISTIEVVEAERVGKAVQAAWRKLDVVQCGYCQSGQIMSAVALLRQNRKPSDADIDAAMSGNLCRCATYVRIRAAIHEAARSLA
- a CDS encoding sensor histidine kinase, whose translation is MNMTESSTSIPVALPQPHRALGVMAVLVLLLVTALFAYRVSEKQGFGQMRDESSHQLDILAAAIDSEVTRHASIPSAVELNPDVLALLRAPAGRQERLQGAANRFLQKLNDHLGGPVIFVLDTSGKVVASSDWIFSDNLLGADLSYMPLFRGAVAGVPGRHYAVDNVRKEPGYFFALPIRDEQQEWKVIGVAVVKSSLHELERRWLGQDAPALIVDPNGIVLLASPPEWRYATLQPKKPEELARISREQFAGQPLGATSLDIAIDAAQDGAVVHLSRELKSVSGPLQGARSYLALSRHLPGTAWRIIVFSDLRPVAVQASTHAALAAAAIGCLLLWLLFLSQRRRLARGREETRLMLEQANQELERNVAARTADLSEAVAGLQREVAERQRAEQTLRAAQDELVQAAKLAVLGQMATGITHELSQPLGAIRTLSANAVEFMHRGDLATAERNLGIVGQLAEQAGGIITPLKTFARKSPALSVAVDVAQAVDAALFLFEARLKKMSVAVDRKFSADSWIAWCDQNRLQQVLVNLIGNALDAMADEPVRSLSFSAERASSGQVALAVSDSGFGFSEEALAHLFEPFFTTKQPGEGLGLGLTISRDILRDFGGDLMAGPAPGGGARFVILLPAVPAANPVTEKV
- a CDS encoding amino acid ABC transporter ATP-binding protein translates to MIKIENVSKHYGSFQVLTDCTTSVSKGEVIVVCGPSGSGKSTLIKCVNALEPFQSGQIIVNGISVGDPKTDLPKLRSQVGMVFQNFELFPHMSITENLAIAQVKVLGRSREEAMDKGLKLLERVGLKAHASKFPGQLSGGQQQRVAIARALAMDPICMLFDEPTSALDPEMVNEVLDVMTELAQEGMTMMCVTHEMGFARRVANRVIFMDQGRIVEDDAKEAFFANPRSERAQQFLAKILHH
- a CDS encoding sigma-54-dependent transcriptional regulator, coding for MKPQLSVLLVEDDANVRLGCEQAMQLAGIAVTAVSSAEEAQRLLQAGYPGVVVSDMRLPGIDGMALLRWVVQLDPDLPVIIITGHGDVTLAVEAMRSGAYDFMQKPFSTGDLVDVVRRALEKRELVLEVEALRRRLDHRDDLEARLIGRSPQMARVRQLILDVADAAVDVLIFGETGTGKEMVARCLHDLSQAAQENYVAINCGGMADNLLDSELFGHESGAFTGAQKRRIGKIEYASGGTLFLDEVESMPMNMQIKLLRVLQERVIERLGANQQIPVSCRVVAASKEDLKLASDQGRFRADLYYRLNVVRIELPPLRERREDIPALYDQFLLQAAKRYNRPPPPVTSDYLHRLMAQEWPGNIRELRNAADCHALGISRDSMAPGCGNAVPSLTEAVENYERGLVASEFARQEGNIARTSEALKIARTTLHDKLKKYGLI